ATCGAAAACGCGGTCTTCACCGAATTCATCCTGAAGACCTTCTGTTGCACGGAACACGCCGCCGTTTTGACCAACGTCTTCACCGAATACCAGCACGTTTTCATCATTTTTTAACTCTGTGCGTAATGCGTCTGTGATGGCTTGAATCATTGTCATTTGTGCCATGATCTACTTCGACTCCTTTTCCTTATATTCTTCCATTTGATCCTGCAGATTAGATGGAAGTTCCTCATACATTAGAGAAATAAGGTCTGTTACCTTTTGTTTTGGTGTATTGTCAGCTTCTTTAATCGCTGCTTTTACATCTTTTTTCGCTTGTTCAACCACTTCATTTTCTTCATCTTCAGACCATAGGTCTTTGTTTTCCAGATACTTACGGAAACGTACAATTGGATCTTTTTGCTCCCATTCATTATCCATATCTTCTGTACGATAACGAGTCGGATCGTCACCTGCTAGAGTATGCGGACCATAACGATAAGTCATTGTTTCAATCAAAGTAGGTCCTTCTCCATTAATGGCACGTTCACGAGCTTCCTTAGTTGCTGCGTAAACAGCAAGAACATCCATACCATCAACTTGTATACCTTCAATTCCCGCAGCTACAGCTTTTTGTGCAATGGTTTGAGCAGCTGACTGCTTCTCTACTGGAACTGAAATAGCGAAACGGTTGTTTTGAACAACAAAAATGGTTTGAGCAGCAAAGGCACCAGCAAAGTTGATTCCTTCATAGAAATCACCTTGTGACGCTCCACCGTCACCAGTATAAGTAATTGCGACAGCATCTTTTCCTCGTTTTTTAAGTCCAAGGCCAACTCCAGCTGCCTGAGTGATTTGGGCACCGATAATAATTTGAGGACTTACGGCATTTACTCCTTCAGGCATCTGGTTTCCTTTAAAGTGTCCTTTGGAAAATAAAAAGGCCTGGTATAAAGGAAGTCCATGCCAAATCAGTTGAGGAACATCACGGTAACCTGGTAAAATGAAATCCTCTTTCTCAAGAGCAAACTGGCTTCCTAATTGTGATGCTTCCTGGCCGGCTGTAGGAGCATAAAACCCAAGGCGTCCT
This Halobacillus salinarum DNA region includes the following protein-coding sequences:
- the pdhA gene encoding pyruvate dehydrogenase (acetyl-transferring) E1 component subunit alpha, with translation MKRTLENIENQFETFQILNEEGEIVNEDAMPELSDDDLKEIMRRMVYTRILDQRSIALNRQGRLGFYAPTAGQEASQLGSQFALEKEDFILPGYRDVPQLIWHGLPLYQAFLFSKGHFKGNQMPEGVNAVSPQIIIGAQITQAAGVGLGLKKRGKDAVAITYTGDGGASQGDFYEGINFAGAFAAQTIFVVQNNRFAISVPVEKQSAAQTIAQKAVAAGIEGIQVDGMDVLAVYAATKEARERAINGEGPTLIETMTYRYGPHTLAGDDPTRYRTEDMDNEWEQKDPIVRFRKYLENKDLWSEDEENEVVEQAKKDVKAAIKEADNTPKQKVTDLISLMYEELPSNLQDQMEEYKEKESK